The genomic interval GGGATCGCCATTTTCTTTTACCTGACCACCCGTGGTTTTTTGGGCAAATGGGGGCTAATCGCGTTTGCCTGGGCAGCTTTGATCGGGTTTTCCCAGGTTTATGTTGGTGTTCATTATCCACTGGATATACTCGGTGGAGCCTTTATTGGTTTGATTTTTGGCTCGGCCACGGCCTGGGTCTTCAACAAGAGGTTTGGATTCAGTATCTTCGATAAAGCACCAACTATATAGGTTAATGGAAATATTTATTCTGGCGGGTCTGATCTTGTTGAACGGGTTATTTACCATGTCGGAAATTGCACTGGTCTCGGTGAGAAAAGGCCGTCTGGAAAGCCAGGCGGATAAGGGAGACCTGAAGGCCAAAAAAGCCCTTGAACTGGCTGAAAACCCCGAATTGTTTCTGTCGGCTGCCCAAATCGGAATTACCCTGATCGCGATCCTGACCGGGGTTTACTCCGGAGAAAAATTCAGTGGCGATCTGGAACCTTATGTGGCACAGGTGGAGGTTTTGGCTCCCTATGCGGAAACGATCGCTACTACCCTGATCGTCATACTTGTTACCTTTCTTTCTATCGTATTTGGAGAATTGATCCCCAAGCGGATCGGGCTTTTAAGAGCCGAAATGATCTCGCGTATGGTAGCGGGGCCCGTCACCTTTTTTGCCAAACTCACCTACCCCATTGTCTGGCTGCTTAATTCAGTCAGTAATATTTTTTTCCGCCTATTTAATATCAAACGGCTCAAGGAAGATGCGGTGACGGAAGAAGAGATCAAGACCATGATCACCGAAGGAACGGAAGCTGGTACCATTGATGAGGCCGAACAGGAGATCATTGAACGGGTGTTTCACCTGGGTGACCGGAATATCACCTCTCTGATGACCCATCGCAGTGATATCATCTGGTTTGAACTCAATGACTCCGAAGAAAAGATAAAAGAAAAGATCCTGGGTGAACCCCACTCGCTTTACCCGATCTGTGATGGGGATATTGATAACCTGAAAGGGGTGGTTACGTTGAAGGACCTTTATATCACCGAGGACTCCGTTCAGTTCAGCAAGATCATGCAACCCGCCTTGTTCATCCCGGAGAATAATTCGGCCTATCAGGTATTGGAAAAATTTAAGACCAGTACCCAGCATGCCTGTTTCATTGTGGATGAATACGGCACCTTACAGGGTATGATCACCCTCAATGATATACTGGAAGCTATTGTGGGAGAATTACCCCAACCCGATATCATGGATTATGAGGTCGTCGAGAGATCTGATGGCTCCTACCTGGTGGATGCACAGATTCCTTTTTATGAATTCCTGGATAAATTTGAAAAAACAGAATGGATGAACGAAGGGGAGCATGAGTTTGACACTCTGGCCGGATTCATCCTGCATGAATTGGAACATATACCTCAAACCGGAGAGACCTTTGAATGGAAGGGATTTACTTTTGAGATCATTGATATGGATGGTCACCGCATTGATAAAGTGATGGTGAAGATCAGTAGTGGAATTCGCGAGGAAATGGAGTGATCCCCCATTACCTGCTCCATTCAAACTGCACCGTTCTTTTCGGAAAATCCAGTTTATAACTTTTACGTTCACCCCCTGCGGTTGCATGAACCAGATTGATCTGGCTTTCATTGTAATCATGGAGAATGCTCACATCCAATTCGAGTTTCTTTACTGTCGGCACCCCCGACACCTGGCAATACGCCCAAATCGCCTCTCTTTCTTCTTCAAAGCCAACAAACTCCAGCTTTACAGGTTTGCCATCCGCTTTTAAAACCAGGTGCTTTTGAATATAATCGGTCACCAGTTTATTCTGCGTCTCCTTTTGGGAGGCCACTTTAAAATCAACCAGGGTGCCATAATTCTTGAGCAGGACCGCTTCCAGATCATCCGTAAAAATCTTGCAACTGATCTCCAGGGTCTTTTCATCGGCATTATGCTCCACCTCGATCACACTCACATAGAAGGGGTGTAACAAGGCCAGTATGCCTATTGAGAACCATTTATATAAGCCATCTACCATTGACATATTTTTTTGCCAGATTACAAAAGTCTGATTTATTTTGATGTTTTCTATAAAAATGCAAGATTTCTGGATCTATTTCGACATGGGGAAGGACCATATTGCCGATTGGAAGGGATATGACCATATCTTGTTTGTTTTGGCTCTTTGCTTGCGGTACACGGTGGCCGACTGGAAAAAGGTGCTGGTTTTGGTAACGGCCTTTACTATCGGGCATTCGATCACCCTGGCCCTGAGTACGTTGAATTATGTGGATATTCCTTCCGATTGGATCGAATTCCTGATTCCGGTAACCATTTTGATCACCGCCTTGAGCAATTTGAGTGTCAAAAAGTTTGATTTCAAGAGCCGCTTCCCTTTGATCTATTTTTTTGCCTTATTCTTTGGATTGATTCATGGACTTGGTTTTTCCAACTACCTAAAGAGTATCTTAGGAAAAAATGACAACCTGGTGGCTGATCTGCTGGCCTTTAACCTGGGGCTTGAACTGGGTCAGCTGATGATCGTGGCCCTGGCCATGTTGATCTCCTGGATATTCCTGTTATTGTTACGGGTGGAACGAAGAACTTATTTGTTATTTGTATCTGGTGCAATATTTGGCATCGCCATGATCATGACCCTGGAAAGAATTCCCTGGTAGCTAAACATCGTTTTCAATAAACAAAACCATACATACATGAGGTCACTACTTGTCTTTTGCGCCTTCCTGCTAACCCTTTCGATGGGTTCCCAGGCGCAAAACACGCAAAACAACCCGGGTTCCAACCACGGGAACAAATTTGAGCAGTTAGGTAGCATTCTCCCTACGCCAAATGAATACCGCACTGCCAGCGGCGCCCCAGGCCCTAAATACTGGCAACAGCGGGCCGATTATGATATCAAATGTGAACTGGATGAAAAGAACCTGAAACTGACGGGTAGTGAAACCATCACCTATTTCAACAACTCACCCAACACCCTCACCTATCTCTGGTTTCAATTGGATGAGAATGAACATAGCACGGTAAACAATGCCGGTTATGAAGATGGAAGTTCCATTCCCCGCCAGGCCAGCCCGCAGACACTTGACCGGTTGCAAGGTTCCAAAGAAGACAATGGGTATGGACATAAAATTGCAAA from Chitinophagales bacterium carries:
- a CDS encoding HupE/UreJ family protein; its protein translation is MYFDMGKDHIADWKGYDHILFVLALCLRYTVADWKKVLVLVTAFTIGHSITLALSTLNYVDIPSDWIEFLIPVTILITALSNLSVKKFDFKSRFPLIYFFALFFGLIHGLGFSNYLKSILGKNDNLVADLLAFNLGLELGQLMIVALAMLISWIFLLLLRVERRTYLLFVSGAIFGIAMIMTLERIPW
- a CDS encoding HlyC/CorC family transporter → MEIFILAGLILLNGLFTMSEIALVSVRKGRLESQADKGDLKAKKALELAENPELFLSAAQIGITLIAILTGVYSGEKFSGDLEPYVAQVEVLAPYAETIATTLIVILVTFLSIVFGELIPKRIGLLRAEMISRMVAGPVTFFAKLTYPIVWLLNSVSNIFFRLFNIKRLKEDAVTEEEIKTMITEGTEAGTIDEAEQEIIERVFHLGDRNITSLMTHRSDIIWFELNDSEEKIKEKILGEPHSLYPICDGDIDNLKGVVTLKDLYITEDSVQFSKIMQPALFIPENNSAYQVLEKFKTSTQHACFIVDEYGTLQGMITLNDILEAIVGELPQPDIMDYEVVERSDGSYLVDAQIPFYEFLDKFEKTEWMNEGEHEFDTLAGFILHELEHIPQTGETFEWKGFTFEIIDMDGHRIDKVMVKISSGIREEME